The stretch of DNA CAGATGCCGGATCACGACATTGGCCAAGTCCGCTTTAAAGTCTCCATACCCTTTCCCTTCGTAGCGCTGCTCAAGCTCTTGAATAGAGCTTCCCTCCAAGACAGAGTAAATGGAAAGTAAGTTGGAAACACCAGGTTTATTCTCCTTATCATATACTACGACACCCTCAGAATCCGTTACGGCGCTTTTAATTTTCTTTTCGATTTGTTTAGGCTCATCTAATAAAGCAATAAACGCCTTTTGATTAGCATCGGATTTACTCATCTTCTTATGCGGATCTTGAAGGGACATGATGCGCGCACCAGACTTCGGAATGCGGACGTCAGGAATGGTGAAGATATCGTTGTATTTCCGGTTAAAACGCTCTGCTAAGTCACGAGTTAATTCCATATGCTGTTTCTGATCTTCCCCTACAGGCACGAGATCAGTATTATAGAGCAAGATATCCGCGGCCATAAGCGGCGGATAAGTCAGCAATCCGGCAGAAACGGCTTCCCTTCCGGCTGATTTATCTTTAAATTGTGTCATTCGCTCTAATTCGCCGATATAGGCGACACACTGAAGCATCCATCCGGCTTGGGCATGCGCAGGCACTTCAGATTGAATGAATAAGGTTGCTTTATGAGGATCAATTCCGACAGCAAGATAAAGGGCTGCTAAGCTTCGAATGTTCTTGCGCAGCTGCAGGCGATCCTGCGGTACGGTAATCGCATGCTGATCGACGATGCAGAAGTAACAGTTATGGTTCTCCTGCAATTCTGTAAATTGCTTCAGGGCTCCAATATAATTTCCCAATGTAATCGTTCCGCTCGGCTGAATGCCGGAAAAAATAGTTTTCATGTTGGTATACTCTCCTTGTACTAGTTATTTTTGAAAATAAACATAAAAAAACCACCCATCCCATGCAAGTAGGGACGAATGGTTGTATCCGCGGTGCCACCCTAAGTTGTCCGGAAAGCCGGACCTCTTCAGCCATTTAACGCATGGTATACGCCTGCTCGCTACTTAACTCAACGTTTTTTTCACGGGGAGCTTCGAAAGCCCATTCCAAACAGCCCGGCTGTCTGCTCACAGCAACGCAGACTCTCTGAAAACCGAAAGCGGTTTGTACTTTTCTTTCTTTTACGCTTCAATTCCTATTTTAAGACGATTATAAAATAAACGCGAAGCAAAAATCAAGAGGAGAGAGAGGATGTCAGGCTTTAAAAAGCAAAAGAGCTTCAATTTCTAGTCTTCTTTTTAATGGAAAGTGCATATATATAATACCGAGAAAAGGAAGCGCTTTCAAAACTAGGGATTGTTTTGGAGGAAAAGTTATGAAAAAATAACAAACTTGTTATTTATGTAAATTCATAAAAATAAATAAATATACAAGTGTTGGTGGAGGGGATAGCCAAAATTTATCATTCTTTACTAAAGGTGATGCATAAAATCAATGAAATTGTGACAGAAATGTGCATTGTTTATGAAGAGACAGTAAATTACTTGTTAAGAAAATATTAAAAAAATTGACAAAAATTATTGTAACAAAAAGAAAAAGTATTATAATAATATTAAATCTTCAGAAAAATGAAGAAAAAATGTTAAGGGGGTAAGAGAATGAACAAAAAGTTTTCTGTTTTCTTAGTATTTCTATTGGCATTAAGTACTTTTTTGGCTGCTTGCGGCGGTGGCAGCGGCGGTAAAGCCGGCACAGGCGCTAAAGAAGAAAACAAAGAAGAATTTCGCGTCAATATTAAAACAGAACCGTTTTCGCTCCATCCCGGTCTGGCTAATGAAAATACTGCAGGGACCGTTTTGCGCAATACATTTGAAGGTTTAACGCGAATCAATAAAGACGATAAGCCGGAAAATGCTGCTGCTGAAAAAGTTGATGTATCCGAGGACGGCAAAATTTATACGTTTACGATTAGAGACCATAAATGGAGTAACGGGGATCCGGTAACAGCCAAGGATTTTGAATATGCGTGGAAATGGGCCCTTGACCCGAAAAATCAATCGCAATATGCTTATCAGCTGTATTATTTAAAGAATGGCCAGGCAGCTAACGAAGGAAAGGCAAAGCTGGACGATGTCGGCGTCAAAGCTAAAGACGACAAAACGCTTGTCGTCACATTGGAGAACCCGACACCTTATTTCTTGGAATTGACAGCCTTCTATACGTATCTTCCTGTTAATAGCAAAATAGCGCAAAAAGACAAGAAATGGTATAAAAACGCCGGAGAGAATTACACATCCAATGGCCCGTTCAAGATGACGGAATGGGAGCACAGCAATAAAATCGTTCTTGAGAAAAATGATCAATATTGGGACAAAGAGAACGTCAAGCTTAACAAAATCGAAATGGCGATGGTGAACGATGTAAATACCGAGCTGTCCATGTTTAAAAAAGGGGAGCTTGACTGGGCGGGAGCTCCGTTTAGTAGCTTGCCGACAGATGCCATGGATAGCTTAAAAAAAGAAAAAATCCTAAAGAACAAGCCAATCGCCGGCGTGTACTGGTACAAATTCAATACGGAAGTAGAGCCATTAAATAACGTTAACATCCGCAAAGCATTAACGTATGCATTAGATAGAAAATCAATCGTGGAGAAGATTACGAAAGGCGGACAAATTCCAGCGATGGCTGCCGTCCCGCCAAGCATGTTTGAAGAGAATGAAAAAGGTTACTTTAAAGACCATGATGTGAAGAAGGCAAAGGAATATTTAGAGAAAGGATTGAAAGAACTCGGATTAAAAGACGCCTCAGAATTGCCTGAAATTTCAATCTCTTATAACACAGATGAATCTCATCAAAAAATCGCTCAGGCTGTCCAAGATACTTGGAAGAAAGAGCTGGGCGTGAAAGCAAAGCTCGGGAATGAAGAGTGGGCGGTATATATTGAAAAGCTTCACTCCGGTGACTATATGGTCGGACGCATGGGCTGGCTGGGAGATTTCAATGATGCGATTAACTTCTTGGAATTATTCCGTGAAAAAGAAGGCGGAAACAACGACACGAACTGGGAGCATCCGGAATTCAAAAAATTATTGGTTGATTCACAAAAACAAACAGATCCGGCTAAGCGCGAGCAAATGCTGAGAGACGCGGAGAAGATCTTCATAGACGAAATGCCTGTTGCCCCGATTTATTTCTATACGAATTCTTGGGTGCAGAAAGATAACCTCAAGGATGTCGTGATCTCTGGTCTTGGCGATGTCCAATTAAAATGGGCTCACTTTGAATAAGCCATTTCTTTTCAGGGGTATATGGGGTGCGTCCCATATACCCCTGAATCGTATCAGCTGAATAAAAATGGAGGTGCAAAAGATGGCGAAGTATTTTGGTAAGAGATTTTT from Bacillus xiapuensis encodes:
- a CDS encoding peptide ABC transporter substrate-binding protein, producing MNKKFSVFLVFLLALSTFLAACGGGSGGKAGTGAKEENKEEFRVNIKTEPFSLHPGLANENTAGTVLRNTFEGLTRINKDDKPENAAAEKVDVSEDGKIYTFTIRDHKWSNGDPVTAKDFEYAWKWALDPKNQSQYAYQLYYLKNGQAANEGKAKLDDVGVKAKDDKTLVVTLENPTPYFLELTAFYTYLPVNSKIAQKDKKWYKNAGENYTSNGPFKMTEWEHSNKIVLEKNDQYWDKENVKLNKIEMAMVNDVNTELSMFKKGELDWAGAPFSSLPTDAMDSLKKEKILKNKPIAGVYWYKFNTEVEPLNNVNIRKALTYALDRKSIVEKITKGGQIPAMAAVPPSMFEENEKGYFKDHDVKKAKEYLEKGLKELGLKDASELPEISISYNTDESHQKIAQAVQDTWKKELGVKAKLGNEEWAVYIEKLHSGDYMVGRMGWLGDFNDAINFLELFREKEGGNNDTNWEHPEFKKLLVDSQKQTDPAKREQMLRDAEKIFIDEMPVAPIYFYTNSWVQKDNLKDVVISGLGDVQLKWAHFE
- the trpS gene encoding tryptophan--tRNA ligase, producing the protein MKTIFSGIQPSGTITLGNYIGALKQFTELQENHNCYFCIVDQHAITVPQDRLQLRKNIRSLAALYLAVGIDPHKATLFIQSEVPAHAQAGWMLQCVAYIGELERMTQFKDKSAGREAVSAGLLTYPPLMAADILLYNTDLVPVGEDQKQHMELTRDLAERFNRKYNDIFTIPDVRIPKSGARIMSLQDPHKKMSKSDANQKAFIALLDEPKQIEKKIKSAVTDSEGVVVYDKENKPGVSNLLSIYSVLEGSSIQELEQRYEGKGYGDFKADLANVVIRHLEPIQKRYYELVNSEELDRILDEGAEKANQVAGKMLKKMENAMGLGRKRK